The Erythrobacter insulae genome window below encodes:
- a CDS encoding hydantoinase/oxoprolinase family protein has product MTYRLGVDVGGTFTDLLLFDEENGKFWRHKTPSTPHDSSEGILTGVKAITAEAGVSAKDIAYFLHGTTVATNAVLEGKGAKVGLVTTEGYRDVMQIARSFVPGGLAAWIVWPKPQPLAHLEDTVEAPERMGADGKVVRALDEDAVRAALRQLKDQGIEALTVSLINAYVNGAHETRIGEIAAEELPGIPVSLSHEVLPEMQEYERTLSTVANAAVRPVVSKYVSNLRNKLEDEGLEGKLSLLRSDGGLMSSQKAEEHPVNILMSGPAGGVTGALWVGKNAGLSNILTLDVGGTSTDVALIEGLEARRVRTTEVGHLSVRASALDVKTVGAGGGSIAHVPELTGALRVGPESAGAVPGPVAYNKGGELPTVTDANVVLGYLPEDLLGGSFQLDREGAKKSVQTIADALGVTLMEAARGIIDIVNENMFGALRMISVQQGYDPREFALMGFGGAGPLHVNAVAKLMGSWPAVSPVSPGVLCALGDATTQMRTETARSFSKLAKDTSIADLQVVLDEMADQTRGELLADGVAEDQITSQFEVDVRYAGQAFEVPLTIDKAVLENDGIEGILARFDEEHLRLFTFNMDTPHEIVNLRAVALGVAPALPANELPKGDGDPAAAKIRDHTLWMDGKEQAAVIYDRAKLRQGDTIPGPAIITEMDSTTLVESGCIAVVDAVGNILINPKAEG; this is encoded by the coding sequence ATGACTTACAGACTGGGCGTCGATGTCGGCGGAACATTCACCGATCTGCTGCTGTTCGATGAAGAGAACGGCAAATTCTGGCGGCATAAGACACCGTCTACCCCGCATGACAGCTCCGAAGGGATCCTTACCGGGGTTAAGGCAATCACCGCAGAGGCCGGCGTTTCGGCCAAGGATATTGCGTATTTCCTACACGGCACCACGGTCGCAACCAATGCCGTGCTGGAAGGCAAAGGCGCCAAGGTTGGTCTCGTCACGACCGAGGGTTACCGCGATGTCATGCAGATCGCGCGCAGTTTTGTGCCCGGCGGTCTGGCGGCGTGGATCGTATGGCCCAAACCGCAGCCTCTCGCGCATCTTGAAGACACCGTCGAAGCGCCCGAACGCATGGGCGCCGATGGCAAAGTGGTTCGCGCGCTGGATGAGGACGCCGTACGCGCGGCGCTGCGCCAGCTTAAGGATCAGGGCATCGAAGCGCTCACCGTCAGCCTAATCAACGCCTATGTAAACGGCGCGCATGAAACGCGCATCGGTGAAATCGCGGCAGAAGAACTGCCCGGCATCCCGGTCTCGCTCAGCCATGAAGTGCTTCCTGAAATGCAGGAATACGAGCGCACTTTGTCTACCGTAGCCAACGCCGCGGTGCGTCCGGTCGTCAGCAAATATGTCTCAAACCTGCGTAACAAGCTCGAAGACGAAGGGCTGGAGGGCAAACTGTCCCTGCTGCGTTCCGATGGCGGCTTGATGAGCAGCCAGAAAGCCGAAGAGCATCCGGTCAACATCCTGATGTCCGGCCCGGCCGGCGGGGTTACCGGCGCGCTGTGGGTTGGCAAAAATGCAGGGCTTTCGAACATTCTCACGCTGGATGTGGGCGGAACCTCGACCGATGTTGCATTGATCGAAGGATTGGAAGCGCGGCGGGTCCGCACCACCGAAGTCGGGCATCTTTCCGTGCGCGCATCGGCGCTGGATGTGAAAACAGTGGGCGCGGGCGGCGGATCGATCGCCCACGTTCCCGAATTGACCGGCGCACTCCGGGTTGGACCGGAAAGCGCTGGCGCCGTTCCGGGACCGGTCGCCTATAACAAAGGCGGCGAATTGCCGACAGTGACAGATGCCAACGTGGTTCTGGGGTATCTGCCCGAAGATCTGCTCGGCGGCAGTTTCCAGCTGGACCGCGAAGGCGCGAAGAAATCGGTTCAGACCATTGCGGATGCGCTGGGTGTGACTCTGATGGAAGCGGCGCGCGGGATCATCGATATCGTCAATGAGAACATGTTCGGCGCGCTGCGGATGATCTCGGTTCAACAGGGTTACGATCCGCGCGAATTTGCGCTGATGGGCTTTGGCGGTGCTGGCCCGTTGCATGTGAATGCGGTTGCCAAATTGATGGGCAGCTGGCCTGCGGTTTCGCCCGTTTCCCCCGGCGTGCTGTGTGCGCTGGGCGATGCCACAACCCAGATGCGCACCGAAACCGCGCGCAGTTTTTCCAAACTGGCGAAAGACACTTCAATCGCCGACCTTCAGGTTGTGCTGGATGAAATGGCCGATCAGACGCGCGGCGAATTGCTCGCCGATGGCGTGGCCGAAGACCAGATCACGAGCCAGTTCGAAGTGGATGTACGCTATGCCGGTCAGGCTTTCGAAGTCCCGCTGACCATCGATAAGGCGGTGCTGGAAAATGACGGGATCGAAGGGATCCTGGCGCGTTTTGACGAGGAGCATCTGCGCCTCTTCACCTTTAACATGGATACGCCGCACGAAATCGTGAACCTGCGCGCAGTGGCGCTTGGCGTGGCGCCGGCTTTGCCTGCCAACGAACTGCCCAAGGGTGATGGTGATCCTGCGGCGGCGAAAATCCGCGATCACACGCTTTGGATGGACGGCAAAGAACAAGCAGCGGTGATTTATGACCGTGCCAAGCTGCGTCAGGGCGACACGATCCCCGGACCGGCAATCATAACCGAAATGGACTCGACCACTCTGGTCGAAAGCGGCTGTATCGCGGTTGTCGATGCAGTGGGCAATATCCTCATCAACCCGAAAGCGGAGGGCTGA
- a CDS encoding hydantoinase B/oxoprolinase family protein, with protein MPAQIVETNDTPFEKIDIDPVTLDIIENALRNARIEMDATLVRTAMSPGIREQGDAFPLIADPSGKMIVGQFGSFIDGFLKGYDDTLEDGDMIFLSDPYSCDGAVSHSNDWLVLLPVFKDGRLIAYTAMFGHQSDIGGSVPGSMPIGASSIFEEGVRIPPVKIWKKGQYNDDLMKLVMHQTRKPDWCQADLNALIASCRVASKRVVEMAERFGDDVYVSATQELLARNHRAMKALLSQAVGEKPVSFEDYLCDDGKGYGPYRIKCTMWREGEKVILDFDGTDPQSAASINFLLNENMFKMFFGIYMIMVFDPQILTNDGFYDLIEVRIPKGSLLKPQFPAALSGRTHALGRIFDILGGLLGQGTPEFLNAAGFSSSPHLFYSGWDKRGEGSAEWFQLFQIGFGGIPGRPLGDGPDGHSLWPGFTNVPNEFLERYFPLRIERYSTEPDSGGAGLHRGGNGIHMTYRFLADGAIAIHDDRWFVPPWGVNGGHPGARAKKVLERADGTSEIVGNKIEDVEVKAGDLLHFITWGGGGWGDPLERDPETVGLEIRQGLVTAEGARAYGVVANDRGAIDSAATDALRAEMKSSRGELELFDYGPGIDQLRATCLEETGLPAPIQPEWNEAAEAAE; from the coding sequence ATGCCAGCACAGATAGTCGAAACCAATGACACCCCGTTCGAAAAGATCGACATTGATCCGGTCACTTTAGACATTATCGAAAATGCGCTGCGCAATGCGCGGATTGAAATGGACGCGACGCTGGTGCGGACCGCCATGTCGCCCGGCATTCGCGAACAGGGCGATGCTTTCCCGCTCATCGCTGATCCTTCGGGCAAGATGATCGTTGGCCAATTCGGCAGCTTCATCGATGGCTTTCTCAAAGGCTATGATGACACGCTGGAAGATGGCGACATGATCTTCCTGTCAGACCCGTATTCATGCGATGGCGCGGTCAGCCACTCAAACGATTGGCTGGTGCTGTTGCCGGTTTTCAAGGACGGGCGATTGATCGCCTACACTGCAATGTTCGGTCACCAATCCGACATTGGCGGCTCTGTCCCCGGTTCCATGCCCATCGGCGCAAGCTCGATCTTTGAAGAAGGCGTGCGTATCCCGCCGGTAAAGATCTGGAAAAAAGGTCAGTACAATGACGATCTGATGAAGCTCGTCATGCACCAGACCCGTAAACCGGATTGGTGCCAGGCCGATCTGAACGCGCTGATCGCGTCATGCCGCGTCGCATCGAAACGCGTGGTCGAAATGGCAGAGCGGTTCGGCGATGATGTTTATGTGTCAGCCACACAGGAATTGCTGGCGCGCAATCACCGCGCGATGAAAGCCCTGCTGTCTCAAGCGGTCGGCGAAAAACCGGTGAGTTTCGAAGATTACCTGTGCGACGATGGCAAAGGGTACGGCCCTTATAGAATCAAATGCACCATGTGGCGCGAAGGCGAGAAAGTCATTCTCGATTTCGACGGCACCGATCCGCAAAGCGCGGCGTCGATCAATTTCCTGCTGAATGAAAACATGTTCAAGATGTTCTTCGGCATTTACATGATCATGGTCTTTGACCCGCAAATCCTGACGAATGACGGGTTTTATGACCTGATCGAAGTCCGCATCCCCAAAGGATCGCTGCTGAAACCGCAATTCCCGGCAGCATTGTCTGGCCGGACCCACGCGCTGGGCCGGATTTTCGACATTCTGGGCGGATTGCTGGGTCAAGGTACGCCGGAATTTTTGAACGCGGCAGGCTTCAGCTCATCCCCGCACCTGTTTTATTCTGGCTGGGACAAACGCGGCGAAGGATCGGCCGAATGGTTTCAGCTGTTCCAGATCGGATTTGGCGGCATCCCCGGCAGGCCGCTGGGCGATGGGCCGGACGGACATTCGCTTTGGCCGGGCTTTACCAACGTGCCGAACGAATTTCTCGAGCGGTATTTCCCGCTCCGCATCGAACGGTATTCAACCGAGCCCGATAGCGGCGGTGCAGGCCTGCATCGCGGCGGCAATGGTATCCACATGACATACCGGTTCCTCGCCGATGGTGCGATTGCGATCCACGATGACCGCTGGTTTGTCCCCCCATGGGGTGTGAATGGCGGCCATCCCGGTGCGCGCGCCAAAAAAGTGCTCGAGCGCGCCGATGGCACCAGCGAAATCGTCGGCAACAAAATCGAAGATGTCGAAGTGAAAGCGGGCGATTTGCTGCACTTCATCACCTGGGGCGGCGGCGGCTGGGGTGACCCACTGGAACGTGATCCCGAAACGGTCGGTCTCGAAATCCGTCAGGGTCTGGTCACTGCCGAGGGCGCCCGCGCTTACGGCGTGGTTGCCAATGATCGCGGTGCAATCGACAGCGCGGCAACCGATGCACTGCGTGCCGAGATGAAATCGTCTCGCGGGGAATTGGAACTGTTTGATTACGGGCCCGGTATCGATCAACTGCGCGCCACCTGTCTGGAAGAAACGGGCCTGCCCGCGCCAATCCAGCCGGAATGGAACGAAGCCGCCGAGGCGGCTGAATAG
- a CDS encoding quinone oxidoreductase family protein: protein MQLMRAQIAKHGGPENIEWVRHAMPSPDAGEVLIEHTAIGLNFIDTYHRTGLYPLELPSGLGLEAAGRIIAVGDGVTEYAKGDRVAYMGPSLGAYATHRIMPAAALFKVPDAISDETAAAAILKAATTEALVERCAALSAGDTVLVHAAAGGVGQIMAQWLKAIGVHVIGTVSTDAKETIARAAGCDHVIRYDHEDIAPRVREITGGGGVPVVFDGVGKDTFMASLDSMAPRGLLISFGNASGPVENVNLGILAQKGALFVTRPTLFHYYTAPAERAAGMARVWDMIGSGQVAINVGQTYPLKEAAQAHRDLETRSTTGSSVLIP, encoded by the coding sequence ATGCAATTGATGCGCGCACAAATTGCCAAGCATGGCGGACCCGAAAATATCGAATGGGTCCGCCATGCCATGCCTTCGCCGGATGCTGGTGAAGTCTTGATCGAACACACAGCCATCGGGCTGAATTTCATCGACACCTATCACCGCACCGGCCTGTATCCGCTGGAATTGCCCAGCGGGCTTGGGCTTGAAGCGGCAGGCCGGATCATCGCGGTGGGTGACGGTGTAACTGAATACGCCAAAGGTGACCGCGTCGCTTATATGGGCCCTTCGCTGGGAGCCTATGCCACGCACCGGATCATGCCGGCAGCAGCGCTGTTCAAGGTGCCCGATGCCATATCCGATGAAACCGCGGCTGCGGCAATTTTGAAAGCCGCGACAACAGAGGCGCTGGTTGAACGCTGCGCCGCCTTGAGTGCCGGTGACACCGTGCTGGTCCACGCAGCGGCAGGCGGGGTTGGGCAAATCATGGCGCAATGGCTGAAAGCGATCGGCGTACACGTGATCGGCACTGTCTCTACCGATGCAAAAGAAACGATCGCGCGCGCAGCGGGATGCGATCACGTGATCCGTTACGACCACGAAGATATCGCACCCAGAGTGCGCGAAATTACCGGCGGCGGCGGCGTCCCGGTGGTGTTCGACGGTGTCGGCAAAGACACCTTTATGGCCTCGCTCGACAGTATGGCCCCGCGCGGCCTGTTGATCAGCTTTGGCAATGCCAGCGGTCCGGTTGAGAACGTGAATCTGGGCATCCTTGCGCAAAAGGGCGCGCTGTTCGTCACGCGTCCCACACTGTTTCATTATTACACCGCCCCGGCAGAGCGCGCAGCCGGAATGGCCCGAGTGTGGGATATGATCGGCAGCGGACAGGTGGCGATAAACGTGGGCCAGACCTATCCGTTGAAAGAAGCGGCGCAGGCGCACCGTGATCTTGAAACAAGATCGACCACCGGGTCCAGCGTCCTTATTCCGTAG
- a CDS encoding YciI family protein, producing MKLYAFHCRDGEHGGVLRERIRAEHLAYIDTQIGKYAVAGPLKDGDMPIGSLLVIKGETEDEARAVFEGDPYFTAGVWQSIRVSEFVGLFGDWIDSET from the coding sequence ATGAAATTATACGCATTCCATTGCCGTGATGGGGAACACGGGGGCGTGCTGCGTGAACGCATCCGCGCCGAACATCTCGCCTATATCGACACCCAGATTGGCAAATACGCAGTCGCCGGCCCGTTAAAAGATGGCGACATGCCAATCGGATCTCTGCTTGTGATCAAGGGTGAGACGGAAGACGAGGCCCGCGCGGTTTTCGAAGGCGACCCCTATTTCACCGCCGGAGTGTGGCAATCGATCCGCGTCAGCGAATTTGTCGGCCTGTTCGGCGATTGGATCGACAGCGAAACGTAA
- a CDS encoding enoyl-CoA hydratase/isomerase family protein, with amino-acid sequence MTLRLQIDGAAAHLVIDRADKRNSFNMAMWQAMPGLLEQAARNSDLRLLIVRSAAADSAFCAGADIKELLANKDDGEWCAANQAAINRVQHMLARHALPTIAFVEGDCIGGGCGIALACDLRIATPAARFGITPAKLGLVYPMHDVKLLTDLVGPGQAKRLLYTGNLIDASEALRIGLIEQIADSPAAIADQLLSASPHSIREMKRFVRRVLDGQSADDEDTLRIFAEAFAGSDFFEGTTAFVEKRKARFGQ; translated from the coding sequence ATGACATTGCGGTTGCAGATAGACGGCGCGGCGGCGCATCTGGTGATTGATCGGGCGGACAAACGCAATTCTTTCAACATGGCGATGTGGCAAGCCATGCCGGGTCTGTTGGAACAGGCGGCGCGCAATTCGGATTTGCGCTTGCTGATCGTGCGCTCTGCGGCGGCAGACAGCGCATTTTGCGCAGGCGCGGATATCAAGGAATTGCTTGCGAACAAAGACGACGGCGAATGGTGCGCCGCCAATCAGGCCGCGATCAACCGGGTTCAGCATATGTTGGCGCGCCATGCTTTACCCACGATCGCGTTTGTCGAGGGCGATTGCATAGGCGGCGGGTGCGGTATTGCGCTGGCATGTGATTTGCGCATTGCGACACCGGCTGCGCGGTTCGGGATCACCCCTGCGAAACTGGGCCTCGTCTATCCGATGCATGATGTGAAGCTGCTCACCGATCTGGTCGGTCCGGGTCAGGCAAAGCGGTTGCTTTACACCGGCAATCTGATCGATGCGTCGGAAGCGCTGAGGATTGGTTTGATTGAACAGATTGCAGACAGCCCAGCGGCCATCGCCGATCAATTGCTAAGCGCAAGCCCCCATTCGATCCGCGAAATGAAGCGCTTTGTGCGCCGTGTACTCGATGGCCAGTCCGCCGATGACGAAGACACTCTGAGGATTTTCGCAGAGGCGTTTGCCGGATCGGACTTTTTCGAAGGAACCACGGCCTTTGTCGAAAAACGCAAAGCGCGGTTCGGACAATAG